Proteins found in one Triticum urartu cultivar G1812 chromosome 4, Tu2.1, whole genome shotgun sequence genomic segment:
- the LOC125550133 gene encoding ACT domain-containing protein ACR10-like, giving the protein MELTIRRVKVSTTPDGRVMDLFFITDARELLHTKSRREEAYEKLQSVLGDSVTSCEIESATEDMSSCLQASALLSPVVLEQMFSEVDAIEEQSRSSGSLSVTMDNSLSPVHTLIQIQCGDHKGLLYDIMRTVKDCNIQISYGRFYAGQKGRCEVDLFAVQSDGKKILDQQKQRSMCSRLRMELLRPLRVALVNRGPDSELLVANPVEVSGKGRPLVFYDITLALKNLHRRVFLAEIGRHVVDDREWEVYRVHLGEDEHELSCSVRSKIVDSVTNMLMGWD; this is encoded by the exons ATGGAACTCACAATTAGGAGGGTCAAGGTCTCCACCACGCCAGATGGGAGAGTGATGGACCTTTTCTTCATCACTGATGCTAG GGAACTTCTACACACAAAGAGCAGGAGGGAAGAGGCCTATGAAAAGCTCCAGAGTGTCTTAGGCGACTCCGTGACGAGTTGCGAAATAGAATCCGCGACGGAGGACATGTCTTCTTGCCTCCAAGCTTCAGCATTGTTGTCGCCTGTTGTCCTGGAGCAGATGTTCAGCGAGGTAGATGCCATAGAGGAGCAATCGAGGTCCAGCGGTAGCCTGTCGGTCACTATGGACAACTCCCTCAGCCCCGTGCACACCCTGATTCAGATACAGTGCGGCGACCACAAGGGCCTCCTGTACGACATCATGAGAACAGTCAAGGACTGCAACATCCAG ATTTCGTATGGCCGGTTCTACGCGGGCCAGAAGGGCCGGTGCGAGGTGGATCTGTTCGCGGTGCAGTCGGATGGGAAAAAGATACTTGACCAGCAGAAACAGAGAAGCATGTGCTCCCGCCTGAGGATGGAGCTGCTGCGGCCGCTCCGCGTGGCGTTGGTGAACCGGGGCCCCGACTCGGAGCTGCTGGTGGCGAACCCGGTGGAGGTGTCCGGGAAGGGCAGACCGCTGGTGTTCTATGACATCACGCTCGCGCTTAAGAACCTCCATAGACGAGTCTTCTTG GCTGAGATCGGAAGGCATGTGGTGGACGATCGGGAATGGGAAGTGTACAGGGTGCACCTGGGGGAGGACGAACACGAGCTCTCGTGCTCGGTGCGGAGCAAGATCGTCGACAGCGTCACCAACATGCTCATGGGCTGGGACTGA
- the LOC125550134 gene encoding short-chain dehydrogenase TIC 32, chloroplastic-like, translating into MLPWIFSRKGASGFSWASTADQVTAGVSAAGLTAIVTGASSGIGAETARVLAARGAHVVMAVRNLAAAEDVRQAVLAETPAASMEVMELDLSSLASVRKFADDFAARGLPLNILINNAGVMATPFSLSKDGIEMQFATNHVGHFLLTHLLLETMKKTSRESNVEGRIVNVSSEGHRFAYKEGIRFAKLNDEEEYSTIAAYGQSKLANILHANELARRFKEEGVNITANSLHPGSIITNLLRHHSIIDVMSRTLGRLVLKNVQQGAATQCYVALHPGAKGVSGKYWSDSNLYEPSDKAKDVELGKKLWDCTLDLVVA; encoded by the exons ATGCTGCCTTGGATCTTCAGCCGCAAGGGCGCCTCGGGCTTCTCCTGGGCATCCACCGCCGACCAGGTCACCGCCGGCGTCTCCGCAGCCGGCCTCACCGCAATAGTCACCG GTGCGTCGAGCGGGATCGGCGCGGAGACGGCGCGGGTGCTGGCGGCGCGCGGGGCCCACGTCGTCATGGCCGTCAGGAACCTCGCCGCCGCAGAGGACGTGCGGCAGGCCGTCCTCGCCGAGACCCCCGCGGCGAGCATGGAGGTGATGGAGCTGGACCTCTCCTCCCTGGCCTCCGTCCGCAAGTTCGCCGACGACTTCGCCGCCAGGGGACTCCCGCTCAACATCCTCAT CAACAACGCAGGGGTAATGGCGACCCCTTTCTCCCTCTCAAAGGATGGCATCGAGATGCAGTTTGCAACTAACCATGTCG GGCATTTTCTGTTGACACATCTTCTGCTGGAGACCATGAAGAAGACCTCTCGTGAATCAAACGTGGAAGGAAGAATTGTTAATGTTTCGTCAGAGGGGCACAGGTTTGCATACAAGGAAGGCATCCGTTTCGCCAAGCTAAATGACGAGGAAGA GTATAGCACCATTGCAGCATACGGGCAGTCAAAGCTTGCCAACATTTTACACGCTAATGAACTTGCCAGGAGATTTAAG GAAGAGGGTGTTAACATCACTGCGAACTCTCTGCATCCTGGATCTATCATCACGAACCTTCTTCGCCACCACAGCATCATAGATG TCATGAGCCGGACGCTTGGTAGACTGGTGCTGAAGAACGTCCAGCAG GGGGCTGCGACGCAGTGCTACGTGGCGCTGCACCCGGGCGCGAAGGGGGTGTCGGGGAAGTACTGGAGCGACAGCAACCTGTACGAGCCGAGCGacaaggccaaggacgtggagctggGGAAGAAGCTGTGGGACTGCACCCTCGACCTCGTCGTGGCCTGA